Part of the Bacillota bacterium genome is shown below.
GGTGGCGCGACGCGGGTAAGGTGCCAAGTCCGGCAGCGGAGATCCTCCGCTGAGAGATGAGAGGCAATACCAGGTTGTCTTGCGTGCCCTCTTCCTCGGCGGAAGAGGGCTTTTCGTGTTTGGCAGGGCGGGATATGTAAGAGAGGAGGAACGGTATGGACCGTCTGAAAGAAGTAGTCATGAAAGCCCTGGCGAGTGTAGGAGTCGAGCACGATGATCTGGAAGTGTTCACGGACAGCGTGTGTTCCGCTCTTACCGCGTCGTTCGATTGTCTTTCCAGAGGGGAAGACGACATCACCCAGGCGCTGAACCGTGCTCAAGAGAAAACTCTGAAGGGCGCGGAAGGTGCGGGGATAGAGCTTGACGCGATATGCGACATGATCGAGGAGCGCATGGCGTGCGTCCGCTCCGGGGCTCTTACGTTCGAGGAAATGCAAGCCTTGAAGCAGCAGCGCGCGAAGGTGGACTACCTCCGCGACGTGCTTGCGCACCAGCAGTACCGGCAGGCTGTCCGGAGATTGCAGGATGCGCTGCAAAAGCGGGTCTCGCCGGAGGCGTGGGCCGTTTACCTATCCATCGAAGAGCTGGTGAACGACGAACTCTGGCGCCTGGACCAAAAGCAGGCAGAGGGCGCGAAGTGGTGAGCCAACTGCCCCCTGCCAGCAGGACGTGATGTGAATAACCCGCCCTGCCCTTTTATTCTATCACGCATGACCGGAGCCGGGAAGACATGGACGGCAACGGTGCGCACCCGCGCCGTATTCAAGAGCCGAACACAGAACAGAGAGGGGGCACTTGAGATGAAGAGTCTAGGGAAAACAGTGACGGCATTGGCAATCCTGCTTGCGGTGCTCGTGGCCTGGCCTGCGCTTGCCCAGGACTACGTGACAATCGCGCAGACAAACAGCCCGTCCTATTGGTACGGGCTACCTTACCTGGGCATCATCTGGTCACGGCCAAAGTACGATGTAACCCTAGCGGTCCGCGTCGAGGGCGTCTTCCCGAACTCGCCCGCCGACTCAGCCGGTATCCGCAAGGGAGATTACATCGTAGCGATCCAAAAAGGGTTCGACTTCTTCTTACCCCATGAACTCAGCGACTACTGCCGAGCCGGAGACACGGTGCTAGTGGTCCTCAAGCGCAAAACAGGCACCGAGCCATGGTGGACGTACTCAACTATAGGCCGGTATGTGCGCCTTGGGGTAAGGCCGGAGAGGCCATTGCAGGAGGGGGAAGTCTGAGCAGGGGCGAGAAGCCCCTGCTCCCTTCAGCAGGATCCGCATTTAGACCAGGCTGCGCGGCAAGACCAAGAGAGGGAGAGGAAGAGGGAGAAAGGCTGGTGAACGGGATGGGGAAACCCGGCATACCTCGTTACGTCGCCGTGCTGAAAGGCATGGATGTTTGTTCTGCCAAGGTGGACCTCGCAGAACATGATGTGGAATACTGGCGCGCGCATCCTGAAGAGTTGCAAAGGCTTGTGGAGAGGATTCGGACCGGAATGCGTGCTCTGCACGAAGCGGGCTACCCGGAATGGGGCACCGCGATTCCTGTAGATGCGCACAGGCTCCACGAGGCACAGGGTTGGACGCCTGGGCAGTACATCTATGATGAGATAGAGGAGAAGGCGGTTGCGGAGGCTTTTAAGGAAAAGGGCGAGGCGGCCTGGGATGATCCGCGCGTTACCGGCAGCAAGTGGTATAAGGATTACATCGGCGAACAGGTGTATTGGCAGCGAGAGCGCAACAGGGCCATCCAGAGAGGTGAAGAAATTCTGGGGCAGCTAGGCTTCAGGGCGGACGGCTCCGCTATCGCAAGCGGGGGGGTTAGTTAGGTAATAAGCCCAGTCCCCCCGCTGTCTCATTCTTCAAAGAATGAGACACTAATAACAAGCAGCTTGGGCGGGTGGATGGCCTTCTAAGTCGTCGAAACATTTCACGGTCGTGTACGCGCCAGGATACGAAGGCTGTGCGGGCAAAACACTGGGATACGCGGAGCAGGCATGGCAGATCCTCAGGGACTACGCCAGGCTGGTAGCCGGCATGAAGCGTTGGTGGTTCAGGCAACTCGCAGTCAATCCTGGTCGTGTCGATGCTTGGATCGTGGCTGTGGTCGGTATTCTGGCAATGCTGGTCATCGTAGCAGTGCTCGCGCGCCTTATTGGCTAGCTGAGGCCGGGCACGTCCTCGACGCATGGGAGGCCGACGAAGCAAGCCCCTTCCTTGCGACGACGCGGCAGTTCGGACCGCAGACGGCGGTGATAGGAAAGGAGGCCAATCGATGAATCAGCTTACGAGTGACATCGTATGGGTGCGCAGGCAGTGGAATCACTGGCAGAAGGCGGCATACAGATTAAAGGATTTAACAGGCATCCATTGGGATGTAGTCAGTGGGGGTTGTCAGGCCCCCGCTCCCAGACCGTTTATTCATGCCTATGTTCAGTGCGATGCCATGATAGAGGGAGAGCTTGCCCACAGCGGCGTACATGGACCATGTCCCCACACCATAAAGGTTTGTATCGTAAAAAAAGACAATGATCCCAAGGTTTTTGCCAGACTCGTACAAGTAGCCGATGGTTTTTACAAAAGCCAGACGGTCAGAGAAAAGTAGGGAAACCGTTTCCCCACCTCACGCACGGTCCAACAGGACGTGCAGATTGCTACCTAGCGACGCACAGGAGGGCGTACGGGCGCCTCTGAAGGGTGCCCGGGCAAAGAGAGCGCCGACGCGCCTACGAGGCCGCCTAGCGTGTCAAACAAACTACCGCACGAACGCGTACCTGCGCGCTCGTGGTGCCTTCGGACGGCGCGTCTGAGGAAAGAACTGCCAGCTGCTGTCGTGCAGGTGCCGCTGAGGAGGTAGGGCACAGGAGGGTATCATTCGGATGGCGCCGGTACAGGTTGCGCCGGAGCCGGAGCCTCCGCGTTCGCCGCTTCTTCCGGCAGCGATTCCTCCGTTGAAAGGCAGATGAACGCTGTCTGGACTTCCGGAAACTCGCGGGCGAGGAAATCGCCGACCGCTTGACATTGCATTCGAGGAGCACAAGAGCATTGCCCGCATGGCGCGGGACCTCATCATCGAGGCGAGGCGCAGGGCCGAAGAATCCAACCGCGAGCGCGGACAGTAAAAGGCCAATTGCAACTAGTCTGAGTATGCAAACACAGGGAGGGAATACTCGTGGCGGGACAGATCATTCAGCGCGGAGAGAACATCTTCCTCGTCCGGGTGTTTCTCGGGCGCGATAAGGACGGGAAGCGGCGTTACCACAACAAGACCATTCACGGGACCAAGAAGGATGCGCAAAGATACCTGACCGCCGTTCTGCGGGAAAGGGACCTCGGAACCTTCGCCGAGCCGACACGTATGACGGTAGACGAATACCTGGATAAATGGTTAGCGACTGTTGCGAGACCGCGGGTAAGCCCACGCACATATGAGGACTATGACAGCAACCTGAGACGGTACGTACGAAAGCCCCTGGGCGCGAAACGGTTGCACCAGGTAACACCCCTGGAGATCCAGGAGGTTTACACGACTATGATCGAGCGTGGGTTAGCACCCCGGACCGTGCGTTACGTCCACGCAGTGCTCAACAACGCGCTGGAACAGGCGGTGAAATGGGGTTTCATCGCCCGGAACCCTGCTCAGTACGTCGAACTACCCGGGCGGGCGTCAAAGGAAATGCACGCCATGTCGCGCGAGGAAGTGGAGAGATTCTTACAAGCCGCGCAGAGCGACCCTTTCTATACCCTCTTCCTCGTGGCCATAACTACGGGCATGAGACCGGGGGAGTACCTAGCCCTGCAATGGAAGGACGTAGACTTCGAGGCAGGAAAGGTTTCCGTGCGGCGGACTCTCGCCAGGCGCCATGACAGGCAGGACGAGAACGACCCCGTGCCATCGTGGTATTTCAAGGAGCCGAAGACGCCTGGGAGCCGCCGGAGCATAAAACTGTCGCCCACGGTGTTACAGGCTCTGCGCGTTCACAAGGCGCGGCAGGCGGAAGAGAGGCTGGCGGCGGGCCAGAAGTACCATAATCTTGACCTCGTGTTCGCGACGGACCTCGGGCTTCCCGTGCACGAGCACAACCTCGTGCGCCGTCACTTCAAGCCCATCCTGCAGAAGGCGGGGTTGTCCTCGGAGACCCGGTTGTACGACCTGCGACACACCTGCGCCACCCTGTTGCTGAAGGCTGGCGTGCATCCCAAGATAGTCTCGGAACTACTCGGACACTCCACGGTGAAGTTGACGCTTGACACTTACTCGCATGTTCTGCCGGACATGCAGCAGCAGGTCTCTGACGGCATGGAGGCCCTGCTGTTCTCGGACGGCAACCCGAAAGCGAAGAAGAAGGGAGTGGAGTGACGGCAAGCACACTCTTGGGAGTCTGGCACACTATAGGCACACAAGCATTGCTGAAAGAACCTTCATCGCCTGCCCAAACCCCAAAATAGCTGGTGCGCCACGGGGGACTCGAACCCTCGACCCGCTGATTAAGAGTCAGCTGCTCTACCAACTGAGCTAGTGGCGCACCCAAACTTTGGACTATTCATTTTTACACGGCCGGGAAATCCCGGTCGTGTCGCGCTTACAAAATGGTAGCGGCGACTGGATTCGAACCAGTGACACCGCGGGTATGAACCGCGTGCTCTGACCAACTGAGCTACGCCGCCGCCTGAACCTATATGGACTGCGCGTGGGGCGTCGGACGCTGTCGCCTCCGCACGTCCCACGCTAAGAAAAATGGTGGCGGGGGCTGGATTTGAACCAGCGACCTCCGGGTTATGAGCCCGACGAGCTACCAGCTGCTCTACCCCGCGACGTAAACTTTGTCGTCGGCACCGCGCCCGTTCTATGCACGGCGCCCCGCTACATTCGTTATTATAACACACGAACCAGTGTCGTCAAGTGGTAAATGCGGCCTGGCCGCGCTGCCGCCCCGGCCCCGCCCGACGCGTCCTGCGCTCGTACGGCAGCCATCACAGCGTCACAGCCGATTCAACGCAGCCGTCACAGCGGCGTCGCCGCGGCGGCGGCGTCAGCGTATGGCGTCGTCAGCGCGCAGCATCCCCGAAGCCGCCGAGGCCACCCGCCATCGCCGCCAGCTCTAAACCGCTCGTCACCGCTCGATTATGCCAAGCTCCCTCCCGACCTTCGCGAACACGTCCAGCGCGAAGCTCAGGTCCTCCTTCGTGTGCTCAGCCGTCACGATCGTCCTCACGCGCGCCGCGCCCACCGGGACGGTCGGGTACGCTATGCCCTGGGCGAACACTCCTTCCTCGAAGAGCCGGTCGGACAGTTTCATCGCGAGCGGCCCGTCCCCTACTATGACCGGTGTTATCGGCGTCTCGCTGATGCCTGTGTTAAAGCCGAGGTCCTGCAGGCCCTTCTTGAAGAACCTAGCGTTCTCCCACAGCCGCTCGATGAGCTCGGGTTCGTTCAGCAGAATGTCGAGCGCTGCCAAGGCCACCGCAGTCACCGCCGGCGGATGGGACGTGCTGAACAGAATGGGCCGTCCCCGCTGAAGCAGGTACTCGATGAGCGCCCGGCTCCCGGCCACGTACCCGCCCAGGCACCCGATGGCCTTTGACAGCGTGCCCACCTGGATGTCGACCTGCCCGTGGAGGCCGAAATGGTCCACGGTGCCGCGCCCGTTCGCGCCGAGCACGCCGCTGGCGTGAGCGTCGTCGACCATGGTGATGGCTCCGTACTCCTTCGCCACACGCACTATGTCGGGCAGCGGCGCGATGTCGCCGTCCATGCTGAAGACGCCGTCGGTGATGACAAGCACGCGCCTCGCACCCCTGGACTCCTCGAGGAGCTTTCGCATGGCGTCCACGTCCCGGTGCGGGAACACCTTGATCTCCGCGCGGCTCAGGCGTGCGCCGTCGATGATGCTGGCGTGGTTGAGCTGGTCGCTGATGATCACGTCTTCGCGCCCGAGGATGCACGACACGGTGCCGGCGTTAGCGGTGAACCCCGACTGGAACACGAGCGCAGCCTCGGTCTTCTTGAACTCCGCCAGCTTCCGTTCGAGCTCCACGTGAAGCTCCATCGTGCCGGCGATGGTGCGGACCGCTCCCGAGCCCACGCCAAGCTCATCTATGGCTTTCTTCGCGGCCTCGCGCAGCTTCGGATGGGTGGCAAGGCCGAGATAGTTGTTGGACGAGAGGTTCACGACGGTCCGTCCGTCGAAAACGGCCTTTGCCCGCTGCTCACCCTCGAGTACCCGCGGAAGCCTAAAAAGCCCCTGCCTCTTGAGCTCGTTGATCTCTTCTTGCACGAAAGCCAGTGCGTCCTGCATGGAATTCCGTCCCCGCACGACCCCGCTACACCCGTTCCCAGCGCCGCCCGCGGCAGCCGCACTCGGCGCGGCCTTGCACGGCACCACCTGACCCGACGCGGGCCGCCCGGCGCCCGGCACCCGGCTCGGCCCCGCCCTGCGCCGACGGCCTCGCTCCGCGCAGCTGCTTTGCGTGTCGCGCTTCCGGCTTCAGGGTCTGCGGCGTTCCCTCCCTCCGATTAGGTTATTCGGATACGCCATTGAGACTGCCCGTAATCTCATCTGCGCTGTCACCCGTCCGCGTCACCATAACGGGACCGCCATGGCACCATTGGCACGTTGCGACCTTAGTGTCGCCAGGGCGCCACCGCACCCGCGCTCTGTTCGGCTGTTCGCCCTCACCCCGCCGGACCAGAACCCACCGCGCCGCACTGGAGTCCCCGCACCGCCCGCCGCCCGCCACGTGTCACGCGCCGGGCGCCAAGCAAGTGCAAGGTGCAACGCACCTCGCGCCATGCTACGCTACTCGCGTCAGGGGAAGAGCACGATCTTGCCGCAATTCCCTGAGCGTGCAAGCTCCATGGCTTGCTCGAATTCGTCCAGCGGGAACCTGTGGGTGATGACGGGCGAAACGTCGAGGCCCGCCCTCAGCAGGGCCGCCACCCTGTACCAGGTTGCGAACATCTCACGACCAGAGATGCCCTTGAGGGTAGCGCCCTTGAATATCACGCCGTCCGCGAGGTCTATCTCGACCGGCCGAGACGGCAACCCCAAGAGGCTCATCTGCCCGCCTTTTCGCAGCGCCGCAAGACCCTGCCTGATGCCGTCGGGATGGCCCGACATCTCGAGCACCACGTCCACGCCCATCCCGTCAGTAGCTTCGGTCATCGCCCTCACGGGATCTTCGCGCCGGGAGTTGATGACGAGGTCTGCTCCGAGCTTCCTCGCGAGGTCCAGTCGGCACTCGTTGACATCCGCGACGAAGACGCGAGTCGCCCCCGCCATGCGGGCTATGGGGATCGCGCACAGGCCTATGGGACCCACCCCAACGATGGCAACCGTGGCCGCCGCCACGTCCGCCGAGAAGACCGTGTGCACAGCGTTCCCCAGGGGATCGTGGATCGCCGCGATCTCGATCGGCACGTCAGGCGCGACCTTCCACACGTTTTCTTCGGGCACTACCACGTATTCGGCGAAGCACCCGTCCCTGTCGACGCCTATGATCTGGACGTTCTGGCAGATATGGCCTTTCCCGGTGCGGCAGTGAAAGCATACCCCGCACGTGATGTGGGTCTCGGCGGAAACGAAATCCCCCGGGGCGGTGGACCTTACTTGCGGCCCGACTTCGACCACCTCGCCGCAGAACTCGTGGCCGAAGACCCTCGGGGGATGGATCCTTGACTGCGACCATGGATCCCAGTTATAGATATGAATGTCCGTGCCGCATATAGCGGTGGCCTTCACCTTCACGAGCACATCCCTCGGACCCACGCCCGGGATCGGCACCCTGGTCATCGCCGCCCCGGGCCCCGCGGTCGGCTTGATGACGGCCCTCATCTCCCCTGTCATTACGCTTTGCGCCTCCCTTTTACACCTTAGCCAACCCGGCAGCACACCGACCTGACCCGGCTTGCCGCCCGCCACATCACCGCGCCGCTCTCCTATCGCCGCCCCACCGGTCGCCCCCTAAGGCGCCGCGCGGCCGCCCGCTGGCATCGCCGCTGCCGTTCAGCCCCCTCGGACGGCGACGCCCTCTCCGACGGCCCGAGGGGCTAGGACGATGAGACGCAGACGTTCCCGCGTCTGTGCCCCCTTTTGTATTATTCGCCGCAAGGCGCGGAACTCCTCGCTTCGCGTTAAGGATGCAGCCGAAAGGGACAAAGGGCAGCGAGAGCGCCCTCCCACCAGCCCACTAGCCCACCCGCCCGCCCCGCTCGCCAGCCCGCCGCTCGCCCAGACCCGTCCCACGCCGACGCCCAACGCCCCTTCCCGCGTGTGCTACGCGCTACGTGGCAATGCGTGGGACGCGCAGCAGCTCAACGTTTTGACATACTTTCTCCATAGAATCCTGAAAAGAGGTAGGTATAATCATTCTTGAGGATGATTGACAGCGCAGGTCTCCTGTCCGAAGATTAGAGAGACCCGTTATTGCCGTCTCTCGGGAGGCGTTGAGGAAGTGAGCACCATTCTCGTGGTTGAAGACGAGGAGTCCGTGCGGGAGCTCGTTCGCATGTACCTCGAGAACGAAGGCTTCCGCGTCGAAACCGCGAGCGACGGCGAAGAAGCCCTCAATAAAGCCAGAATCGATCCGCCCGACCTCATCATTCTGGACATCATGCTGCCCAAGTTCGACGGATGGACGGTATGCAAAGAGGTGAAGAAGACCTCCAACGTACCCATAATCATGCTCAGCGCCAGGACTGAAGAATTCGACCGCGTGCTCGGCCTGGAGCTTGGCGCGGACGATTACATCCCCAAGCCATTCAGCCCCCGCGAGATGGTGGCCCGCGTGAGGGCGGTCTTGCGAAGGGCCGGTGCCAGCCCCGGGGCGAGTGGCCGGGTGCTCACCTACCGCAATCTCACGATCGACCGCGACGCCAACCGGGTGACCATAAAGGACAAGGAGATACCCGTGACCCCCAAGGAGTTCGACCTACTCTGGTTCCTGGCGTGCCACCCGGGCCGCGTGTACAGCCGCGAACAGCTCATCGCGGAAGTTTGGGGATACGACTACATGGGTGACGCACGCACGGTCGATACACATGTCAAGCGCTTGCGCGAGAAACTCCACGCCGACGGCGACGTTACGTACATTAAGACGGTCTGGGGACGCGGCTACAAATTCGAGGCGGGCGAATGAATGTCTAGAAGCCTTTTCGGCAAACTCCTGACGTCGTACCTTGTGGTGGCGCTGCTGACATTGCTTGCCGTAGGCATCGTCATGTCGCAGCTTTTCGCCAGCTACTACTACTCCGTCAGGGAGCGTCAGCTCATTCAACGAGGCAAGGCCATCGGGGAGCTGATGGAATCGCACCTCGAGAATGGCGAGACCCTCGCGTCGCTGGACAGCGTACTTGGGCCCCTCGCCTACGCCCAGAACGTGCGCATGGCCGTGGTAGACCGACGGGGGTTCATACTCGCGGGCGGGGCCCGGCTGCCTGGCCCGCCGCACCTCCAATTCGAGACCGAGGAAAACCGCCGGATCCTGCAGGGAGAGGTGGTCTCAAGGCGTGACTATAATCCCCGCTTCAATCAGGTCGTGCTCTCGGTGGCCGTCCCCCTGAAGGCGCGGGGCCAGGTGGTAGGCGGGCTCCTGCTCTTTACGCCCGTCGCCGACATCGCGGCCACGGTAAGCGCCGTTGAGCGCATCATCGTATACGCCGCAGGCATCGCGATACTTGTGTCGGCGGTCCTCGGTTATTTCTTCTCCCGCTCCATCTCCCGTCCCATCAAGGAGATGAGCAGGATAACCCTGGAGATGTCCAAGGGCAATTTCGAGCAAAAGATACAGGTGACCTCCCAGGACGAGCTGGGCGAACTCGCCCATAGGTTCAATCATCTATCCGACGCCCTCCAAGAAACCATTAGCACCCTACACCAGGAGAAACTGAGGATCGAAAACATCCTGTCCAACATGTCAGAGGGAGTCGTGGCCACCGACGACCGCGGGAAGCTGATCCTCGCCAATCCCGCTGCCGCGCGCATGTTGAGATACCAAGACACCGGCCTTCTCGGTCTGTCGCTCAAAGACCTCTCTGCCTGCCCTGGGATGGCCGAGATCTTCGGAAGCGTGTTGGAGTCCGGCCGGGAAGAGGCGGCCGAGTACAAGCTTGGGGATGGCAAAACGTTCGTCCTCGTACATGTCGCTCCGCTGAAGGAGACCGATGGCAAAGTGTACGGCGCGGTCGGCGTATTCCAGGACATCACCGAGCTTCGGCAGCTCGAGCAGCTTCGCCGCGATCTCGTCGCGAACGTGTCTCATGAGCTGCGCACGCCCTTGACTTCAATCCAGGGCTTCCTCGAGGCCATGATGGACGGAGTGATCTCCGACGAATCCGTGAGGAACCAATACCTCGAGCTCATGCACAGGGAGACCCTGCGTTTGAACCGCCTCATACACGACCTGCTCGACCTTGCGCTCATGGAGTCGGGCAAGGTGAGCTGGGACCTCAATACCGTTGATGCATCTGAGGTCGCGGCGCGCGTGGTGTCCAAGCTCACGCCGCAGCTCCAGGAGCACAAGCTCCGGGTTGAGAGGGATATTCCAGAGGATCTTCCCCTCATACTCGCGAACGAAGATCGAGTGGAGCAGGTCCTCATCAACCTCCTGGGCAACGCCGTCCAGTTCTCCCAGCCGGGGGGCGTGATCGCGATCCGTGCCCGGTCCTCGGGCAACGAGGTCACCGTGAGCGTCCAGGACCACGGCCCCGGCATTCCTGCCGAGGACCTCCCTTACATATGGGAACGCTTCCATCGGGTTGACAAGTCGCGTGCGCGTGCTCTGGGCGGGACGGGCCTCGGCCTCGCCATCGTCAAACAGATAGTTGCTAGCCACGGGGGCCGGGTCGCCGTAGAGAGCGAGCCGGGCAAGGGTTCTACGTTCAGTTTCACACTGCCGGCGGTGCCGCCGGATGAGGCGGGCGGGACCGGCGAAGCCTACGGCGCAGCACGGTGCTAAGTGGGGGTACAGGAGACGGCTGGCCTTTCCCCAAGCACCCCTCACCCCTGCCAGTCTCTGTGACACGGCGTCGCAGACCGAGACCGCGCCGCTCGTTTACACGCCAGGCGGACGGGCGTTCACAAAACGTTGCTTTCTCTGTCACAATTTCTTAACATCCCGCGCGTTATACATAGTGAAGAATCCAACCTCAGGGAGAAAACCCAATTCCGCGGCCTCCAGACAAGGTTTGGCCCGGGATGGCAGGAGGTGGGAGCTTGGGGCCGAGCGGCCGATACCTGAATCCGCTCGTCCGAAATGCCGCAATGCCCCGTGAGACACGCCGCGTCAGAAACAAGGTTTCACGTTCGTCGGGGGCTGCCTCCGGGCACCCCCCTCTTTTGGGCGCGGGGACGCAGGCGTGGTATAGGCGAACCGCTGAGGCGGATTGTTGGGAAGTCCCGTGGAAAACATCATATGGAACGTCGGGTGTTGGAGGGAGGAGTGGTTCAGGATGTCGCTATCCAGACGTCGCTCGGAGAACAGGTTATGGCTCGATTGGGTTGCTGTGCTCGCGCTGTCCCTTGTGACGGGTGTGATGGTGCTTTCGCCCACAGCGCTGGCGGCTGATGACGCAGTCCAATCCGCTCAGTCCGCGGTGAGGGAGGTGAGCCTCCAGGAATGCCGTGAGCTCGCGCTGAAATCCAGCTCAAGCGTGCTCCTTGCCGCGAACGCAGTGAAGGATGCCGAGCTCGCGCTGGCGCAGGCAGAGGCCAGCAACCTCACAAAGCCATCTCCAACGTCACTCTATCAGGCTCGTGTGAACCTTTCCGTCGCACAGAAGAATCTCGAGATAGCCAAGCAGGACGCCGTGCTCAACACAGACCAGCTTTATTACTCTCTTCTCAAGGCCGAACACCTGGTGGACATCTCCGAACAGGCGCTTACCCTCGCAGAGAAGCAGCTCGAGGTGGCGAAGGCCAAGGAGAAAGTGGGCATGGCGACCAAGCTCGACTTGATGAGGGCGGAGAACCAGGTCGCCTCAGCGCGGAACAGCCTCGAGAGCGCCACGCTCAACAGGGATCTCGCGATGGTCTCGCTGAATCAGGCCATCGGGCTCGCGCCGGAGACGGTCCTCCGTCTGAGCGATGAGTTCTCCTACGAGAAGACGGGGGACCTCGACCTCGAGGCGAGCATTGAATTCGCTCTCGCCAACCGCGTTGAGGTCGCGCAAGCGCAATCGAGCGTCGATGTGGCGGACATGGAGGTCAGCCTCGCAGACAACGACTTCACGCCTAGGCTCACATACGAGCGGGCCAAGCTCGCAGCGGACGATGCGAGGGTGAGGCTTGCGGACCAGCGCAACAAGATAGCCATGGCAGTCCGCCAGGCATACGTCTCCCTCAAGCAGGCCGAGGCCAAGGTGGACCTCACGGCCAAGAAGGTCGACGAGGCAAAGGAGAACCTCCGCGTGACTCAGTTGCTTTTCGACGCGGACATGGCCACGAACCTGGACGTCCTGACCGCTCAGAACCAGTATACTCAAAGCCAAATCGACGCGCTCCAGGCAATATACGACTACAACGTCGCAAGATCCCAGTTTAGGCGGGCTTGCGGTGATACGAACGTCGGGAACACCAACACCACGAGCGCCGAAAACGGAGGTACCGCGTCGTGACGAACATACGAACGACAGTCAAGCGCCTCCCCAGGCTCTTGCTCCCGCTCTTGTTCATTCTCGCTGCGATTGCGGCGGGGACCGCCTTCCCAGCTGCGCCGGGCACCGGGTGGGTCGAAGCTGCAGACAGCGCCGCGCCGCCGGCACCTGCGTCCCCGTCGACGCCGACGTCGACTTCGCCGTCGACGTCCACTCCAGCGTCGCGAGCGTCGCAACCGGTCCATTTGACGCTGGCTGAGGC
Proteins encoded:
- a CDS encoding site-specific integrase, producing the protein MAGQIIQRGENIFLVRVFLGRDKDGKRRYHNKTIHGTKKDAQRYLTAVLRERDLGTFAEPTRMTVDEYLDKWLATVARPRVSPRTYEDYDSNLRRYVRKPLGAKRLHQVTPLEIQEVYTTMIERGLAPRTVRYVHAVLNNALEQAVKWGFIARNPAQYVELPGRASKEMHAMSREEVERFLQAAQSDPFYTLFLVAITTGMRPGEYLALQWKDVDFEAGKVSVRRTLARRHDRQDENDPVPSWYFKEPKTPGSRRSIKLSPTVLQALRVHKARQAEERLAAGQKYHNLDLVFATDLGLPVHEHNLVRRHFKPILQKAGLSSETRLYDLRHTCATLLLKAGVHPKIVSELLGHSTVKLTLDTYSHVLPDMQQQVSDGMEALLFSDGNPKAKKKGVE
- a CDS encoding glycine C-acetyltransferase, yielding MQDALAFVQEEINELKRQGLFRLPRVLEGEQRAKAVFDGRTVVNLSSNNYLGLATHPKLREAAKKAIDELGVGSGAVRTIAGTMELHVELERKLAEFKKTEAALVFQSGFTANAGTVSCILGREDVIISDQLNHASIIDGARLSRAEIKVFPHRDVDAMRKLLEESRGARRVLVITDGVFSMDGDIAPLPDIVRVAKEYGAITMVDDAHASGVLGANGRGTVDHFGLHGQVDIQVGTLSKAIGCLGGYVAGSRALIEYLLQRGRPILFSTSHPPAVTAVALAALDILLNEPELIERLWENARFFKKGLQDLGFNTGISETPITPVIVGDGPLAMKLSDRLFEEGVFAQGIAYPTVPVGAARVRTIVTAEHTKEDLSFALDVFAKVGRELGIIER
- the tdh gene encoding L-threonine 3-dehydrogenase → MTGEMRAVIKPTAGPGAAMTRVPIPGVGPRDVLVKVKATAICGTDIHIYNWDPWSQSRIHPPRVFGHEFCGEVVEVGPQVRSTAPGDFVSAETHITCGVCFHCRTGKGHICQNVQIIGVDRDGCFAEYVVVPEENVWKVAPDVPIEIAAIHDPLGNAVHTVFSADVAAATVAIVGVGPIGLCAIPIARMAGATRVFVADVNECRLDLARKLGADLVINSRREDPVRAMTEATDGMGVDVVLEMSGHPDGIRQGLAALRKGGQMSLLGLPSRPVEIDLADGVIFKGATLKGISGREMFATWYRVAALLRAGLDVSPVITHRFPLDEFEQAMELARSGNCGKIVLFP
- a CDS encoding response regulator transcription factor, encoding MYLENEGFRVETASDGEEALNKARIDPPDLIILDIMLPKFDGWTVCKEVKKTSNVPIIMLSARTEEFDRVLGLELGADDYIPKPFSPREMVARVRAVLRRAGASPGASGRVLTYRNLTIDRDANRVTIKDKEIPVTPKEFDLLWFLACHPGRVYSREQLIAEVWGYDYMGDARTVDTHVKRLREKLHADGDVTYIKTVWGRGYKFEAGE
- a CDS encoding cell wall metabolism sensor histidine kinase WalK; the encoded protein is MSRSLFGKLLTSYLVVALLTLLAVGIVMSQLFASYYYSVRERQLIQRGKAIGELMESHLENGETLASLDSVLGPLAYAQNVRMAVVDRRGFILAGGARLPGPPHLQFETEENRRILQGEVVSRRDYNPRFNQVVLSVAVPLKARGQVVGGLLLFTPVADIAATVSAVERIIVYAAGIAILVSAVLGYFFSRSISRPIKEMSRITLEMSKGNFEQKIQVTSQDELGELAHRFNHLSDALQETISTLHQEKLRIENILSNMSEGVVATDDRGKLILANPAAARMLRYQDTGLLGLSLKDLSACPGMAEIFGSVLESGREEAAEYKLGDGKTFVLVHVAPLKETDGKVYGAVGVFQDITELRQLEQLRRDLVANVSHELRTPLTSIQGFLEAMMDGVISDESVRNQYLELMHRETLRLNRLIHDLLDLALMESGKVSWDLNTVDASEVAARVVSKLTPQLQEHKLRVERDIPEDLPLILANEDRVEQVLINLLGNAVQFSQPGGVIAIRARSSGNEVTVSVQDHGPGIPAEDLPYIWERFHRVDKSRARALGGTGLGLAIVKQIVASHGGRVAVESEPGKGSTFSFTLPAVPPDEAGGTGEAYGAARC
- a CDS encoding TolC family protein, which gives rise to MSLSRRRSENRLWLDWVAVLALSLVTGVMVLSPTALAADDAVQSAQSAVREVSLQECRELALKSSSSVLLAANAVKDAELALAQAEASNLTKPSPTSLYQARVNLSVAQKNLEIAKQDAVLNTDQLYYSLLKAEHLVDISEQALTLAEKQLEVAKAKEKVGMATKLDLMRAENQVASARNSLESATLNRDLAMVSLNQAIGLAPETVLRLSDEFSYEKTGDLDLEASIEFALANRVEVAQAQSSVDVADMEVSLADNDFTPRLTYERAKLAADDARVRLADQRNKIAMAVRQAYVSLKQAEAKVDLTAKKVDEAKENLRVTQLLFDADMATNLDVLTAQNQYTQSQIDALQAIYDYNVARSQFRRACGDTNVGNTNTTSAENGGTAS